The Humulus lupulus chromosome 7, drHumLupu1.1, whole genome shotgun sequence region ATGTCAAATTTCCACATATTGAGAGATTAATACAATTGCACATAACTTTGTTGTAGCAAGACTATATCGCAAAAACAAGCTTGTTGTACCTATATATGTtagtctttattattattataactgtTTTAAATAATGTCAAATAgtcaatatattttaattaatatatttcacTCATGACCTTCGTTATGAGAGTGTACGTAGGTAATATTTAAATTAATGATGAATCTCAATAACACGCCAAGAGAATAGAAAATTTCAGAGCCTATGTaggatttaaaatttattttcaacGTACTAACAAAAATAAACTAAGTCAAATTAACAGTTTCAAATCTATGTATACACTCGATATTGATAAATGATCGAGAACACTATATAAAGGGGTTCCTCTTATCATTGGTATGCATCTCATTTTTAGCTAAGAAACATTAGTTTCAAGCAATATTCCGATTTGAGGATATTGCTGAAAATGAGAGGCATGTGGCTGCTGAGGCATTGGCCTCAACTATTTTTTGCTTTAGTGTTTTGCCTTATTTCTGATTGTTCTAAACCTTATGTTTATGCTTTTGATCAACCACCACCGGACCATGTTAATCACCCTCCCAACAATGATCAGAAGCTACCAACGAAGCTTGTTTCGTATCCCTACCATTacaaaccaccaccaccaccgccgcCACCACCAAAGCGTATAACATTCCCACCATTTTTCAACTGGAATTCTCCGCCCCCACCACCAAAGCATGTAAAGTTCCCACCTTATTACAACAAAAAGTCCCCACCGCCACCACCAAAGTATATAAAGTTCCCACCTTATTACCACAAAAAATCCCCACCGCCACCACCAAAGCAAATAAAGTTCCCACCTTATTACCACAAAAGGTCTCCACCGCCACCACCAAAGCAAATAAAGTTCCCACCTTATTACCACAAAAGGTCTCCACCGCCACCACCAAAGCCTATAAAGTTCCCACCTTACCACAAAAAGTCACCGCCGCCGCCACCTCCTTCCTATTCACCACCACCACCCCTTTCCCATTCACCACCACCACCCCCACTCTACTTGGCGCCATTTCCTTCACCTGGTTCACCGTCTCCACCCCACTCACCATCACCAACTCCGTCACCTGGTTCATCGCCACCTCATCCATCCCACTCTGCACCAGCTCCTTCACCTGGTTCACTGCCTCCACAGCACCCACCCCATTCACCGTCACCAGCTCCCTTACCTAATTcaccaccaccacccccaccCTACTCAGCACCAGCTCCTTCACCTGATTCATCATCCCCACTGCACTCACCGTCACCAGCTCCCTCACCTAGTTCACCCCCACCCTACTCAGCGCCATCTCCTTCACCTGAATCGCCGCCCCCAACCCACTCACTGTCACCAGCTTGGTCACCTAGTTCACCACCACCACCCTACTCTGCGCCAGCTCCTTCACCTGATTCACCACTCTCATCCCAGTCACCATCACCAGCTCCTTCACCTGATTCACCACCCATAATCCACTCACCGTCACCAGCTCCGTCACCTAGTTCACCACCACCCTATTCAGCGCCAGCCCCTTCACCTGATTCACCACCCCAACCCCACTCACCGTCACCAGCTCCCTCACCTAGTTcaccaccaccacccccaccCTACTCAGTGCCAACTCCTTCACCTGATTCACCACCCCCAACCCACTCACCATCACCAGCTCTGCCACCTAGTTCACCACCACCACCCTACTCAGCGCCAGCTCCTTCACCTGATTCACCACCCCCACCTCAGTCACCATCACCACCAGCTCATTCACCTGATTCACCACCCCCAACCCACGCACCGTCACCAGCTCCATCACCTAGttcaccaccaccacaaccaccataCTCAGCGCCAGCTCCTTCACCTGATTCACCACCCCCACCCCAGTCACCATCACCAGCTCCTTCACCTAATTCTCCATCCCTAACCCACTCACCGTCACCAGCTCTGTCACCTAGTTCACCACCACCACCCTACTCAGCACCATCCCCTTCACCTGATTCACCACCCCAACCCCACTCACTGTCACCAGCTCCCTCACCTAGTTCACCACCCCTACCCTACCTAGCGCCAGCTCCTTCACCTGATTCACCACCCCCAACCCACTCACCGTCACCGTCACCATCACCAGCCCTGTCACCTAGTTCACCACCACCACCCTACTCAGCGCCAGCTCCTTCACCTGATTCACCACCCCCACCCCagtcaccatcaccatcaccatctcCTTCACCTGATTCACCACCCCTAACCCACTCACCGTCACCAGCTCAGTCACCTAGTTCACCACCACCACCCTACTCAACACCAACCCCTTCACCTGATTCACCACCCCCACCCCAGTCACCATCACCAACTCCTTCACCTAATTATCCACCCCTAACACATTCACCGTCACCAGCTCCGTCACCTAGTTCACCACCACCACCCTACTTAACGCCAGCCCCTTCACCTGATTCACCACCTCAACCCCACTCACCGTCACCAGCTCCCTCACCTAgttcaccaccaccaccacctgcacccTACTCAGCGCCAGCTCCTTCACCCGATTCACCACCCCCAACACACTCACCGTCACCAGCTATATCACCTAGTTCACCACCACCACCCTACTCAGCACCAGCTCCTTCACCTGATTCACCACCCCCACCTCAGTCACCATCACCAGCTCCTTCACCTGATTCACCACCCCCAACCCACTCACCATCACCAGCTCCTTCACTTGATTCCCCACCCCCATCCCAGTCACCATCACCAACTCCTTCACCCGATTCACCATCACCAACCCCCTCACGTAGTTCATCACCTCCACCCTCACCCTACTCAACGCCAATTCCTTCACCCGATTCACCATCCCCACCCCACTCACCGTCACCAGCACCCTCACCTAGTTCACCACAACCACCCACACCTTACTTAGCGCCAGTTCCTTCACCTAATTCACCACCCTTACCCCATTCACCGTCACCAGCTCCCTCACTTAGTTCATCGCCTCCTACACCTAGTTCATCGCCTCCACTGCCACCACCTCACTCGGCGCCAACTCCTTCACCTGGTTCACCGCCCCCACCTCGCTCACTGTCACCAACTCCCTTAGCTGATTCACCGACTCCACCTCCCCAATCCCATTCACCACCACCGTCACTAGCTCCCACACCTAGTTCACTGTTACCACCCCTACCTAGCTTGGCGCCAACTCCTTCACCTAGTTCACTACCTCCACTACTAGCTCCTTCACCTAGTTCACCGCCACCACCCTCACCTAGCACAGGGATGCCTCCCTCACCTAGTTCACCGCCTCCACCACAATTGTCACCACCGCCACCACTATATTCACCACCTCCACCACACTTTCCACCACCGCCCCCACTTCATTCCCCACAAGCTCACCCACGCCACTCACCGCCACCGCCGCCACGCTGGTCACTCCCACCTCCCCCACGCCACTCACCGCCACCACCGCCACGCTGGTCAATCCCACCTCCCTCACACCGCTCACCGCCACCACCGCCACGACGTTCACCGCCACCGCCCCCACGCCGCTCACCGCCACCGCCTCCTCGCCGCTCACCACCACCGCCCCC contains the following coding sequences:
- the LOC133790415 gene encoding extensin-like produces the protein MRGMWLLRHWPQLFFALVFCLISDCSKPYVYAFDQPPPDHVNHPPNNDQKLPTKLVSYPYHYKPPPPPPPPPKRITFPPFFNWNSPPPPPKHVKFPPYYNKKSPPPPPKYIKFPPYYHKKSPPPPPKQIKFPPYYHKRSPPPPPKQIKFPPYYHKRSPPPPPKPIKFPPYHKKSPPPPPPSYSPPPPLSHSPPPPPLYLAPFPSPGSPSPPHSPSPTPSPGSSPPHPSHSAPAPSPGSLPPQHPPHSPSPAPLPNSPPPPPPYSAPAPSPDSSSPLHSPSPAPSPSSPPPYSAPSPSPESPPPTHSLSPAWSPSSPPPPYSAPAPSPDSPLSSQSPSPAPSPDSPPIIHSPSPAPSPSSPPPYSAPAPSPDSPPQPHSPSPAPSPSSPPPPPPYSVPTPSPDSPPPTHSPSPALPPSSPPPPYSAPAPSPDSPPPPQSPSPPAHSPDSPPPTHAPSPAPSPSSPPPQPPYSAPAPSPDSPPPPQSPSPAPSPNSPSLTHSPSPALSPSSPPPPYSAPSPSPDSPPQPHSLSPAPSPSSPPLPYLAPAPSPDSPPPTHSPSPSPSPALSPSSPPPPYSAPAPSPDSPPPPQSPSPSPSPSPDSPPLTHSPSPAQSPSSPPPPYSTPTPSPDSPPPPQSPSPTPSPNYPPLTHSPSPAPSPSSPPPPYLTPAPSPDSPPQPHSPSPAPSPSSPPPPPAPYSAPAPSPDSPPPTHSPSPAISPSSPPPPYSAPAPSPDSPPPPQSPSPAPSPDSPPPTHSPSPAPSLDSPPPSQSPSPTPSPDSPSPTPSRSSSPPPSPYSTPIPSPDSPSPPHSPSPAPSPSSPQPPTPYLAPVPSPNSPPLPHSPSPAPSLSSSPPTPSSSPPLPPPHSAPTPSPGSPPPPRSLSPTPLADSPTPPPQSHSPPPSLAPTPSSLLPPLPSLAPTPSPSSLPPLLAPSPSSPPPPSPSTGMPPSPSSPPPPQLSPPPPLYSPPPPHFPPPPPLHSPQAHPRHSPPPPPRWSLPPPPRHSPPPPPRWSIPPPSHRSPPPPPRRSPPPPPRRSPPPPPRRSPPPPPRRSPPPPPRRSPPPPPRHSPPPPPRRSPPPPPRRSPPPPPRRSPPPPPHW